One Natrinema sp. DC36 genomic window, GGTGAACTCTCCGAGGACGTTCACCTCGCACCCCTCTTCGAGGTGGCCGCCGACGGTCCGCTCGCCGTCGAACCCGGTGACGTGGAGATGCGGTTCGCCGTTCGCGATGACGCCTCCAACGTCGGTTATCTCCCAGGCCCCCTCGAGCTCGAGATCGACGTTCCGCTGCGAGCGGTCCTCGGGCAGGTCCGTCCGGTCGACGTAGTGAATGTTCAGGGTGCTGAACGTACCGATACCCGACACGACCGCGCCGGTGTCGACGTCGTGTTCGTCGCAGGCGGCCTCGATCGATTCGAGAGCGAGATCGCCGCGGTCCAGTCGAACGATGACGTGTCCGTCGTCGCTTTCGAACGTCTCCATACGGTGTCTCTACGGGCGACAGGCATAAATTGACGCCCCTGTCTGGAGTCAGTCGGTGAACAGCGGGCAGTCTCGATGTCGGTCAGTGAACACGGGGTTGTCCCTGTCGCGTCTCCCGGTCGGACAGTCGTCCCCAAAAGACTATTGAGCGGGTATGCGAACTACTACCGTATGGATCGACGTGCATTTCTCGTCGCGGCAGGCGTCGCTATCGCGGGCTGTACCGGCGGGTCGGAAACCGAGAGTCCGTCCGACGAGACGGGAACCGGTTCGGCGAGCGAAACGGGGGAACTGGCCGTCACCGACGTGTCGGTGCCCGGCACTGTCGGTATCGGCTCCACCGTCTCCCTCTCCGTGACGGTACGGAACGACGCGGACGCCGAGGAGAGCTACGAGTCGTCCGTCTCCCGTCGGATTCGCAACGGGGAGTGGACGGAACTTGACACGACGGTCGAGATTTCCGTCCCGGCCGGCGAGACGGTCACCGAAGACGTCGCGGTGCCTGCCTACGAGTATCTGGCGGCCGGAACGTATCGGCTCGACGACGGCGAGCATCTCGCTCGCACCGCATTCGTGAAACGCGAACTCGAGCTCGGCGAGTCGTACACGACGCCGAACGGCGTTCGGCTCACCGTCTCGGATGTCACGTTCCCCGACTCGTACACGTACGACACCGGCGACGGAACGGAGACCATCGATGCCGCCGAGGGCGAAAAACTCGCGGTCACGCATCTCTCCGCGGAGAACACGACGGACTCGACGGTCCGGACGCCGGGCACCGAGGAAGCGGTACTTCGTCGTGACGAACACGAGTTCGGCGACATGAGCTTCGACTCGAACGTGGACAAGTACACCGGTGGCGAACTCGAGGCCGGCGCGCGCATCGAAGGGAACATCGCCTCCGACGTCCCGGTCGACGAACGGCGCGAGGACCTTCGGGTCGGCTACGAGCAATCCTTCGAGGAGGGAGAAGCGATCGCCAATTGGTCGCTGACGTAAAGACAGCGCCGTTACCTGTTCTCGACGGCCGCCTCCTCGCCTTCTGCTTCTTCCGCCTCGAGTTCGGGGATGGGATCGCTGTCCCAGTACTCGTGGTCATCGACCGCTCGGAAGCACATCGCTTCGTGCGATTCGGCTTCCGA contains:
- a CDS encoding PPC domain-containing DNA-binding protein; its protein translation is METFESDDGHVIVRLDRGDLALESIEAACDEHDVDTGAVVSGIGTFSTLNIHYVDRTDLPEDRSQRNVDLELEGAWEITDVGGVIANGEPHLHVTGFDGERTVGGHLEEGCEVNVLGEFTLRKFEGVSLTRESNENGVSQLVRR